The following proteins are co-located in the candidate division Zixibacteria bacterium HGW-Zixibacteria-1 genome:
- a CDS encoding 3-hydroxybutyryl-CoA dehydrogenase, with translation MENPMFKKIGIIGCGQMGSGIAQVAAQAGYPVLSHEMSEELFEKGLRNITKLLDRAIEKGKLDSPTRDKILGNISGTTELSDMADCDIIIEAVTEDMTTKQEIFRELDAACKPETIFASNTSSLPIGDLAAVTKRRDKFIGLHFFNPVPIMKLVELVRTIDSSDSSLSAAKEFAESVGKTVVMAKDTPGFIVNVLLVPYLLDAIRQLENGLATRDDIDNGMKFGCGHPMGPLTLTDFIGLDTILYIADIMFDEFKNGHYAAPPLLRRMVNAGYLGKKSGRGFYDYNQ, from the coding sequence ATGGAGAATCCCATGTTTAAGAAAATCGGCATCATCGGATGCGGCCAGATGGGTTCCGGTATCGCGCAAGTAGCGGCCCAGGCCGGATATCCGGTTCTCAGCCATGAGATGAGTGAGGAACTTTTTGAAAAGGGCCTCCGCAATATCACCAAGCTGCTCGATCGGGCCATCGAAAAAGGCAAACTCGACAGTCCCACCAGGGATAAGATTCTCGGCAATATTTCCGGCACCACCGAGCTCTCGGATATGGCCGACTGCGACATTATCATCGAAGCGGTCACCGAAGATATGACCACCAAGCAGGAAATATTCAGGGAACTGGATGCGGCCTGCAAACCGGAGACAATATTCGCCAGCAATACTTCATCGCTGCCGATCGGTGATCTGGCGGCGGTGACCAAGCGGCGCGACAAATTTATCGGTCTGCATTTCTTCAACCCGGTCCCGATTATGAAACTGGTCGAACTGGTCCGGACCATCGACTCTTCGGACTCATCACTCAGTGCCGCCAAAGAGTTCGCCGAATCGGTCGGCAAGACGGTGGTGATGGCCAAAGACACGCCCGGCTTTATCGTCAATGTCCTGCTGGTTCCTTATCTGCTCGATGCCATCCGGCAGTTGGAAAACGGGCTGGCCACCCGTGATGATATCGATAATGGCATGAAATTCGGCTGCGGGCATCCCATGGGACCCCTGACCCTGACCGACTTCATCGGCCTCGATACGATTCTTTATATCGCCGATATCATGTTCGACGAATTCAAAAACGGCCACTATGCCGCTCCGCCGCTTTTGCGCCGCATGGTCAATGCCGGCTATCTGGGCAAAAAATCCGGGCGCGGCTTCTATGATTACAATCAATAA
- a CDS encoding lysine transporter LysE: MELWSLFLSAFIVGFSGALMPGPLLAVDIAETPRRGMITGPIIVLGHAIAELAVVILLSVGLAALAKDQVVSNVIGIVGGAMLILMAIGMFRQLKKAGIETAIESGDAKKTGRLVLDGIITSLSNPFWFVWWATTGSAFLVQSLRHGIVGPPVFYIGHILSDLVWYSLVSILIWKGRKMIVGTGYKILIAVCALFLLYLGGMFIYSGITGSI; this comes from the coding sequence ATGGAATTATGGTCGCTGTTTCTTTCGGCCTTTATCGTCGGATTTTCGGGCGCCTTGATGCCGGGGCCGCTGCTGGCGGTCGATATTGCCGAAACACCGCGCAGGGGCATGATAACCGGGCCGATAATTGTGCTCGGCCATGCCATCGCCGAACTGGCCGTGGTGATCTTGCTGTCGGTGGGCCTGGCCGCCCTGGCCAAGGATCAAGTCGTTAGTAATGTGATCGGCATTGTCGGCGGGGCCATGTTGATCCTGATGGCCATCGGCATGTTTCGCCAGCTTAAAAAAGCCGGAATTGAAACAGCCATCGAATCCGGTGATGCCAAAAAGACCGGACGACTGGTTCTTGATGGAATCATAACCTCGCTATCGAATCCCTTCTGGTTTGTCTGGTGGGCCACGACCGGGTCCGCTTTTCTGGTGCAGTCATTACGGCATGGCATTGTCGGTCCGCCGGTTTTTTATATCGGGCATATTCTCTCCGACCTGGTCTGGTACAGCCTGGTCAGTATTCTTATCTGGAAAGGGCGAAAAATGATTGTCGGAACCGGATACAAAATTCTTATCGCGGTCTGTGCCCTTTTTCTTCTTTATCTTGGCGGAATGTTCATTTATTCCGGAATTACCGGTTCCATCTGA
- a CDS encoding crotonase, with protein sequence MEYKNIIVAREDNIVIVTINREKALNALNDETIGELQHFFGHAWNEKGIGCIVITGAGKAFVAGADISELVQCDVKSGIKKSMLGLYLMKTIENFPRPVIAAINGFALGGGCELAMACDIRLVSEKAKFGQPEVNLGLIPGYGGTQRLARLVGRGKAKQLIFSGEMIDAAEARRIGLADEVYPPEELMDKAKTMAKLIASKAPIAVAIAKECINRGLDVNLSAGCDYEKNCFGTIYGTTDAKEGMTAFLEKRKAEFKGE encoded by the coding sequence ATGGAGTATAAAAATATTATCGTCGCCAGGGAAGACAATATCGTTATTGTCACCATCAATCGCGAAAAAGCGCTGAATGCGCTGAATGATGAAACCATCGGCGAATTGCAGCACTTCTTCGGTCATGCCTGGAATGAAAAGGGTATCGGGTGCATCGTTATTACCGGGGCCGGCAAAGCCTTCGTGGCCGGGGCCGATATCAGCGAACTGGTCCAATGTGATGTCAAATCGGGCATTAAAAAATCGATGCTGGGCCTTTACCTGATGAAGACCATCGAAAATTTCCCCCGCCCGGTAATTGCCGCAATTAACGGTTTTGCCTTGGGCGGCGGTTGTGAACTGGCCATGGCCTGTGATATAAGACTGGTGTCCGAGAAGGCCAAATTCGGACAGCCCGAAGTCAACCTTGGCCTGATTCCCGGTTATGGCGGAACGCAGCGTCTGGCCCGACTGGTCGGGCGCGGCAAAGCCAAGCAGTTGATTTTCTCGGGTGAGATGATCGACGCCGCCGAGGCCCGCCGCATCGGCCTGGCCGATGAAGTCTATCCGCCGGAAGAATTAATGGACAAGGCTAAGACGATGGCGAAACTTATTGCCTCGAAGGCGCCCATCGCCGTCGCCATCGCCAAAGAGTGCATCAACCGCGGGCTCGATGTGAACCTGTCGGCCGGATGTGACTATGAAAAGAACTGTTTCGGCACTATCTACGGGACCACTGATGCCAAAGAAGGCATGACCGCTTTTCTGGAAAAACGCAAAGCCGAATTCAAGGGAGAATAA